Below is a window of Georgenia soli DNA.
TGGCCGTCCTCGAGCAGCACGGTTTCGAGCGCACGGCGCTGAGCGTCTCGGACACCGCGCTCGACGCCCGGTACCGCCGGACGATCGACGTCACGCTGCCGGCCGGCTCGCCGAGCCGGTCGCTGGCCCGTGTGCGCGAGGCGCTCGTCACGCAGCTGCCGGACACCCAGCAGGAGACGACCCTGGACGTCCGCTACCACGGGGACTACGACCGCGACCGGCCCACCGACAGCCACAGCCTGAGCGTCCCGGCCGCCGCTCCCGCGGAGCTGGTGGCGCTGGCCGACTCCTACCTGCGTCGGCCCGTGCCGGCGGGGTGGCCCGGCGCGACGGACGTCTACGTCAACGTCAACGGCCACGGCACCGACGTGGACGACTGGTACGTCTCGATCGACGCCACCCTCGCCCCGCAGGCGATGTGGGACGTCGCGGAGGGCGACCTGGAGGACCACCTCGGTTCCGACGTCGTCATGGACGCGGCACGGCACGTCGCCCGGGCCGCCGCGTTCCCGGGTGCCGACGCCTTCGTCGACGTCCGCCTCGAGAGCCGTGACGGGTACGCCGACGTCGGCGGGTTCTACACGGGCGACTGCGCCGAGGCCTGGGACGACCGCAGCGGACGCTCCCGCGAGCTGTGGCGCACCTGGGTGGAGGCGGGCGGCGAGCCGAGGCAGGACGGTGCCACGGCCACCGAGTGCCCGGACGCGTAGCACCGGGCACGGACAAGAGAAAGCCCCCGGCGGCAGGGGCCGGGGGCACCGCTCGGTGGGTCAGCCGACGTTGCGGGCCGCGCGGCGACGGGCGAGCTCGTCCTCGACCGCGGGCTCCTCCTCGCCGTGCGCGCGCTCCGTCGGCAGCTCGGCAAGGTCGCCCTCGACCTCGCGCCAGACACGGCCGACGGCGATCCCGAAGACGCCCTGACCGCCCTGGACCAGGTCGATGACCTCGTCGGCGGACGTGCACTCGTAGACGGAGGCTCCGTCGCTCATCAGGGTGATCTGGGCGAGGTCCTCGACCCCGCGCTCGTGCAGGGCCTGGATGGCGGTGCGGATCTGCTGGAGCGAGACGCCGGTGTCGAGGAGACGCTTGACCACCTTGAGCACGAGGATGTCGCGGAAGCTGTACAGGCGCTGGCTCCCGGACCCCTTGGCGCCGCGGATGCTCGGCTCCACGAGACCGGTGCGCGCCCAGTAGTCAAGCTGGCGGTAGGTGATGCCGGCCGCGCGGCAGGCGGTCGGCCCGCGGTAGCCGGTGTCCTGGTCGAGGTCGGGCAGCGTGTCACCGAAGAGCATGCCCTGGGCCCGTTGGGGGACGCCGGGAACGGCGTCCGCCGTCGCATCAGTGCCGCTCACAGGGTTCTCCGTTCGTCCGCGATCCCTCGACCCACCGCTACTGCCGCCGCTGCCGAGGATACCGCTCGTTCGCTCTTGATGGGCCCACGCTATGGCCGCACCGGTACCCGGTCAACGAGGCGCACCGGTAAACCGTCCGGCGTGTCCGATCCGCGTGTCTCACCCTCGACCACAGGTTGAGAGTTTCCCCACGCGCCGTCGCTCCGGGGCGCGTCTTCGGTCCGCCGCCGGCGCCGGTTCACCGGTCCTCGGGCTCGTCCGGCGTGCCGGACGCGTTGCCCTCCTGAGGCTTGATGGCGAAGTCCTCCGGCTCGACGCCCTCGAGGAAGGTGCGGAACTCCTCCATCACCTCCGGCGCGGGCGCCGAGGGCGCCTGCACCGCCTCCTCGTCAGCCTGGTCCAGACCTGCCTCCTCCATCGGCACGCCGGCCAGGGTGAGGAGCGTCTCGTCGCAGAGCACCGGGCAGTGGGCGCGCAGCGCGATCGCGATGGCGTCGGAGGGGCGTGCGTCGATGACCTGCCCACCGCTGAGCACCAGCTCGGCGTGGAAGATGCCGTGGACCACCTGCGTCACGCGCACCTCCTTCACCCCCACCCCGAGGTGCTCGAGGACGGAGACGAGCAGGTCGTGGGTGAGCGGACGCGGAGGGACGAGCCCGGCCTGCGCGGACGCGATCGCAGCCCCCTCCCGGGGGCCGATGACGATCGGCAGCACGCGGGTGCCGCCCGGCTCACCGAGCACCACGACGACCTCGTTGCCGGGCACGCTCACCCGCACGCCGAGCACCACCATCTCCCGCATGCCGCAACGGTACGTCGCACGCGGGCGCGGCGCGCCCGGAACACACCCCAATCGGGTGATCGCCCCGGCGGTTTCAGCCGAGCTGCTCGACGGCGGAGCGGAGCAGCTCCGTGTGGAGGGTCGCGTAGAGCTCGGCGAGCTCGGCCGCCTGCGCGGCGCTGCGTTCCCGGGCCGCGCCGGAGCGCTGCGCCCGCGTGGGGGCAACCACCTGGTCGATGACGTCGGCCTCCCGCTCGGCGCTGGTGCGCACGGTCCGCAGGTGGCGGGCGCTGATGCCGTGCCGGCCCAGGGCGAGCACCGCCTGGACCACCTGGACCGAGCGCCCGGGGAAGCGCCCGCGCGTGTCGGCCAGCACGAGCCCGGCCTGCGCCATCTCGTCCAGCTCGGCCTCGGTGGCGCCCGTGAGCTCGCAGAGCTCCTTGGCACTCACCCGCGCCCCGGGGGCCGGCCGGACGAGCTCGCCGTCGCGCGTGACCACGCGGGCGAGCGAGGGCTGCTCCACCTGACGCCCGGCGTCGAGGTCGGCGAGCTGCTCGCGGATCACCCGCAGCGGCAGGTAGCTGTCGCGCTGGGCGGTCAGGGCGAAGCGGATCCGCTCGGCGTCGGCCCGGGAGTACATGCGGTAGCCGGACCCGGTGCGGCGCGGCTTGACCAGGCCCTGCTCCTCGAGGAAGCGCAGCTTGGAGATGGTGACGGCGGGGAACTCCGGCTTGAGGAGGGCCAGGACGGCACCGATGCTCATCGAGGGCTCGTGGGAGACCTCCTGCGGCCAGGTGCCGGTCCGTTCGGCCGGCGCCCGGGGTGCCGGCGCAGGTTCGTGCGCGGCGTCGGGCCGACGTCGTGCTGCCGGGCTCACCGCTGCTGCGCACCTGCCGTGGAGCCGCCGCGGTGGTGACTGGGGTGGTAGGTCAGGCGGTACTTGCCGATCTGGACCTCGTCGCCGGCACGGAGCAGGGCGGTGTCGATGCGCTCCCGGTTGACGTACGTGCCGTTGAGGCTCCCCACGTCGCGGACCGAGAAACCGCTGCCCTCGGTGAGGAACTCGGCGTGCTTTCGCGAGACGGTGACGTCGTCGAGGAAGATGTCGGAGCTCGGGTGACGCCCGGCGGTCGTGCGCTCGGCGTCGAGGAGGAACCGTGCGCCGGCGTTGGGACCGCGCTGGACGATGAGGAGCGCGGAACCGGGCGGCAGTGCCTCGACGGCGGCCGCGTCGTCGGCGCTGAGCCCCTGGTAGACGAGCTCGCTCTCGGGCTCCGCGCCGATGGCGCCGAACCTGGCCGTGCTGGTCACGTCGTTGCGCTCGCCGCCCTCGCCCGGGCGCCCCGGCTGCTGCGGGGTGGTCATAGGGCTACCTCCTGGGTCGTCTGAGTCCTCCGGCCCTCGGCCGACGTCCTGTGGTCAACAATAGGGGTCAAGTCACCGTGGTTGCCGGACGAGCAGCCTCCGCACACCCACGGGACCTGCCATTTCG
It encodes the following:
- a CDS encoding MerR family transcriptional regulator, which encodes MSIGAVLALLKPEFPAVTISKLRFLEEQGLVKPRRTGSGYRMYSRADAERIRFALTAQRDSYLPLRVIREQLADLDAGRQVEQPSLARVVTRDGELVRPAPGARVSAKELCELTGATEAELDEMAQAGLVLADTRGRFPGRSVQVVQAVLALGRHGISARHLRTVRTSAEREADVIDQVVAPTRAQRSGAARERSAAQAAELAELYATLHTELLRSAVEQLG
- a CDS encoding FHA domain-containing protein codes for the protein MTTPQQPGRPGEGGERNDVTSTARFGAIGAEPESELVYQGLSADDAAAVEALPPGSALLIVQRGPNAGARFLLDAERTTAGRHPSSDIFLDDVTVSRKHAEFLTEGSGFSVRDVGSLNGTYVNRERIDTALLRAGDEVQIGKYRLTYHPSHHRGGSTAGAQQR
- a CDS encoding bifunctional nuclease family protein; the encoded protein is MREMVVLGVRVSVPGNEVVVVLGEPGGTRVLPIVIGPREGAAIASAQAGLVPPRPLTHDLLVSVLEHLGVGVKEVRVTQVVHGIFHAELVLSGGQVIDARPSDAIAIALRAHCPVLCDETLLTLAGVPMEEAGLDQADEEAVQAPSAPAPEVMEEFRTFLEGVEPEDFAIKPQEGNASGTPDEPEDR
- a CDS encoding MerR family transcriptional regulator, which codes for MLFGDTLPDLDQDTGYRGPTACRAAGITYRQLDYWARTGLVEPSIRGAKGSGSQRLYSFRDILVLKVVKRLLDTGVSLQQIRTAIQALHERGVEDLAQITLMSDGASVYECTSADEVIDLVQGGQGVFGIAVGRVWREVEGDLAELPTERAHGEEEPAVEDELARRRAARNVG